In Populus trichocarpa isolate Nisqually-1 chromosome 16, P.trichocarpa_v4.1, whole genome shotgun sequence, a genomic segment contains:
- the LOC112325998 gene encoding uncharacterized protein LOC112325998 yields the protein MGNYTSCCVVFTCSRKVPKTAKLMDSQGNLTQVSLPVKAAELMLEEPGHAICPLHELKQRSRVIAMRADDELLPGKVYLLATLSKVNCKISASEVAIMESAIAACAKRSSKKRNGAKVLPAMAVEMRELEEGSEGEVNVLEGNDLTSSTSCRLVLNYRQWTPALEPISEDF from the coding sequence ATGGGAAACTACACTTCTTGTTGTGTTGTTTTTACCTGCTCAAGAAAAGTACCCAAGACTGCAAAACTTATGGATTCTCAGGGGAACTTGACGCAGGTAAGTCTCCCAGTGAAAGCTGCAGAGCTTATGCTTGAAGAACCTGGCCATGCAATTTGTCCATTGCATGAGCTCAAGCAAAGGAGTCGTGTAATAGCCATGCGAGCTGATGATGAGCTTTTGCCTGGAAAGGTATACTTGTTAGCTACTTTAAGTAAGGTAAACTGTAAGATTTCTGCGTCGGAGGTGGCAATCATGGAGTCTGCTATTGCTGCTTGCGCGAAAAGGTCGAGCAAGAAGAGAAATGGTGCCAAGGTTTTGCCTGCTATGGCTGTGGAGATGAGGGAGTTGGAGGAGGGATCAGAGGGCGAGGTTAACGTTTTGGAAGGAAATGATCTTACGAGCTCTACCAGTTGCCGGTTAGTACTGAATTATAGGCAGTGGACTCCGGCGTTGGAACCGATATCGGAGGATTTTTGA